Proteins encoded within one genomic window of Anopheles gambiae chromosome 3, idAnoGambNW_F1_1, whole genome shotgun sequence:
- the LOC1279795 gene encoding zinc finger protein 227 isoform X7, producing the protein MFTANNIQTATGTPIGIQYQTATATDINKGTKLEGQKTNQQAPEFSTFYANVNMIQKLTPTSQALSTVNLAQLSDDSKTVQYLQPFGYANCALVNQMPIPNGVTGITVDGRQLVVNKPITNTISNISFKCDVCGLMFNHLTLLNHHKRTHNQDGETTSDAITIQIVATEALDPAPQQQQLQHAQEQQQQQQQQQQQQQQAQAQAQAQAQQQAQQQAQQQAQQQAQQQQQQQVTTHTTKADKSQKCISCNGPIHSNPKRKGPKLIRCETCISNDGAQPVSRSTTQIFVAPDGDIKFEIGEIPNASNSNSSMDSLMPGQMHPIKAEHALVPQQNAHPVKKLGGQKKLIQSSMHQQPEKPFTCNTCGGRFSRYSSLWSHKKLHTGEKNYKCNVCGIAFAKAVYLKNHMRIHTGEKPYKCGTCGMQFSQSPHLKNHERTHSGEKPYVCEVCDKGFARHATLWNHRRIHTGEKPYKCNRCQSAFSQAAHLKNHEKVHSGLKPFKCDICSAAFADRFALKRHRGIHEKYGQTTPLHQNQQQQQQTAQVVTQQVVHKEEIIEMEEKPREVIITGM; encoded by the exons ATGTTCACCGCCAACAACATCCAAACGGCAACGGGCACCCCAATCGGCATCCAGTATCAGACCGCGACCGCCACCGACATCAACAAGGGCACCAAGCTGGAGGGCCAAAAGACGAACCAGCAGGCGCCGGAGTTTTCGACGTTCTACGCTAATGTGAATATGATACAAAAGCTAACGCCAACGTCCCAG GCGTTGAGCACCGTGAATCTGGCGCAGCTGTCCGATGACTCCAAAACGGTACAGTACCTGCAGCCGTTCGGGTACGCCAACTGTGCCCTGGTCAACCAGATGCCGATCCCGAACGGCGTCACCGGGATCACGGTCGATGGCAGACAGCTGGTCGTGAACAAACCCATCACG AACACCATATCCAACATCAGCTTCAAGTGCGATGTGTGCGGTTTGATGTTCAACCATCTCACCCTGCTGAACCATCACAAGCGCACCCACAACCAGGATGGGGAAACGACATCGGATGCCATTACG ATTCAGATTGTCGCCACGGAAGCGCTCGACCCggcaccgcagcagcagcagctgcagcacgcccaggagcagcaacagcagcagcaacagcagcagcagcagcaacagcaagcccAAGCGCAGGCTCAAGCTCAAGCGCAACAGCAAGCGCAGCAGCAAGCGCAGCAGCAAGCGCAACAGcaagcgcagcagcagcaacagcaacaggtgacaacacacaccaccaaGGCGGACAAATCGCAGAAGTGCATCTCGTGCAACGGGCCCATCCACAGCAACCCGAAGCGAAAGGGCCCGAAGCTGATCCGGTGCGAAACCTGCATCAGCAACGATGGCGCCCAGCCTGTCTCGAGAAGTA CGACCCAAATCTTCGTCGCGCCCGACGGTGACATCAAGTTCGAGATCGGCGAAATCCCGAACGCCTCCAACAGCAACTCGTCGATGGACTCGCTGATGCCGGGACAGATGCATCCGATCAAGGCGGAGCACGCGCTCGTACCGCAGCAGAATGCGCATCCGGTTAAAAAAC TTGGAGGCCAGAAGAAGCTGATCCAATCGTCCATGCATCAACA GCCGGAAAAACCATTCACCTGCAACACGTGCGGAGGGCGGTTCTCGCGCTACTCCAGCCTCTGGTCGCACAAGAAGCTGCACACGGGCGAAAAGAACTACAAGTGTAACGTGTGTGGTATAGCGTTCGCCAAGGCCGTCTACTTGAAGAACCATATGCGCATCCATACCGGCGAAAAACCGTACAA GTGCGGCACCTGTGGCATGCAATTCTCCCAGTCGCCACATCTGAAGAACCACGAGCGAACTCACAGCGGCGAAAAGCCATACGTTTGTGAG GTCTGTGACAAAGGATTCGCCCGTCACGCAACGCTCTGGAACCATCGGCGCATCCACACCGGCGAAAAACCGTACAAATGTAACCGCTGCCAGTCCGCGTTCAGTCAGGCTGCGCATCTCAAGAATCACGaaaag GTGCACTCCGGTTTGAAACCATTCAAGTGTGACATCTGTTCAGCGGCGTTTGCCGATCGGTTCGCGCTGAAGAGGCATCGTGGCATTCACGAGAAATATG GTCAAACTACGCCGCTCCATcagaaccagcagcagcagcagcaaacggcacAGGTCGTCACGCAGCAGGTGGTGCACAAGGAGGAAATTATCGAAATGGAGGAGAAACCGCGCGAGGTGATCATAACCGGAATGTAG
- the LOC1279795 gene encoding zinc finger protein 184 isoform X1 translates to MFTANNIQTATGTPIGIQYQTATATDINKGTKLEGQKTNQQAPEFSTFYANVNMIQKLTPTSQALSTVNLAQLSDDSKTVQYLQPFGYANCALVNQMPIPNGVTGITVDGRQLVVNKPITNTISNISFKCDVCGLMFNHLTLLNHHKRTHNQDGETTSDAITVVTQAQNLVQAQNLISETGQNLGQIQIVATEALDPAPQQQQLQHAQEQQQQQQQQQQQQQQAQAQAQAQAQQQAQQQAQQQAQQQAQQQQQQQVTTHTTKADKSQKCISCNGPIHSNPKRKGPKLIRCETCISNDGAQPVSRSTTQIFVAPDGDIKFEIGEIPNASNSNSSMDSLMPGQMHPIKAEHALVPQQNAHPVKKRNLATVTKCNKCNGSGVIIVGGQKKLIQSSMHQQPEKPFTCNTCGGRFSRYSSLWSHKKLHTGEKNYKCNVCGIAFAKAVYLKNHMRIHTGEKPYKCGTCGMQFSQSPHLKNHERTHSGEKPYVCEVCDKGFARHATLWNHRRIHTGEKPYKCNRCQSAFSQAAHLKNHEKVHSGLKPFKCDICSAAFADRFALKRHRGIHEKYGQTTPLHQNQQQQQQTAQVVTQQVVHKEEIIEMEEKPREVIITGM, encoded by the exons ATGTTCACCGCCAACAACATCCAAACGGCAACGGGCACCCCAATCGGCATCCAGTATCAGACCGCGACCGCCACCGACATCAACAAGGGCACCAAGCTGGAGGGCCAAAAGACGAACCAGCAGGCGCCGGAGTTTTCGACGTTCTACGCTAATGTGAATATGATACAAAAGCTAACGCCAACGTCCCAG GCGTTGAGCACCGTGAATCTGGCGCAGCTGTCCGATGACTCCAAAACGGTACAGTACCTGCAGCCGTTCGGGTACGCCAACTGTGCCCTGGTCAACCAGATGCCGATCCCGAACGGCGTCACCGGGATCACGGTCGATGGCAGACAGCTGGTCGTGAACAAACCCATCACG AACACCATATCCAACATCAGCTTCAAGTGCGATGTGTGCGGTTTGATGTTCAACCATCTCACCCTGCTGAACCATCACAAGCGCACCCACAACCAGGATGGGGAAACGACATCGGATGCCATTACGGTAGTAACGCAAGCGCAGAATTTAGTCCAGGCACAAAATCTCATCTCAGAAACGGGTCAAAACCTTGGTCAGATTCAGATTGTCGCCACGGAAGCGCTCGACCCggcaccgcagcagcagcagctgcagcacgcccaggagcagcaacagcagcagcaacagcagcagcagcagcaacagcaagcccAAGCGCAGGCTCAAGCTCAAGCGCAACAGCAAGCGCAGCAGCAAGCGCAGCAGCAAGCGCAACAGcaagcgcagcagcagcaacagcaacaggtgacaacacacaccaccaaGGCGGACAAATCGCAGAAGTGCATCTCGTGCAACGGGCCCATCCACAGCAACCCGAAGCGAAAGGGCCCGAAGCTGATCCGGTGCGAAACCTGCATCAGCAACGATGGCGCCCAGCCTGTCTCGAGAAGTA CGACCCAAATCTTCGTCGCGCCCGACGGTGACATCAAGTTCGAGATCGGCGAAATCCCGAACGCCTCCAACAGCAACTCGTCGATGGACTCGCTGATGCCGGGACAGATGCATCCGATCAAGGCGGAGCACGCGCTCGTACCGCAGCAGAATGCGCATCCGGTTAAAAAACGTAATTTAGCAACTGTCACAAAATGTAACAAATGTAACGGTTCTGGTGTAATTATAGTTGGAGGCCAGAAGAAGCTGATCCAATCGTCCATGCATCAACA GCCGGAAAAACCATTCACCTGCAACACGTGCGGAGGGCGGTTCTCGCGCTACTCCAGCCTCTGGTCGCACAAGAAGCTGCACACGGGCGAAAAGAACTACAAGTGTAACGTGTGTGGTATAGCGTTCGCCAAGGCCGTCTACTTGAAGAACCATATGCGCATCCATACCGGCGAAAAACCGTACAA GTGCGGCACCTGTGGCATGCAATTCTCCCAGTCGCCACATCTGAAGAACCACGAGCGAACTCACAGCGGCGAAAAGCCATACGTTTGTGAG GTCTGTGACAAAGGATTCGCCCGTCACGCAACGCTCTGGAACCATCGGCGCATCCACACCGGCGAAAAACCGTACAAATGTAACCGCTGCCAGTCCGCGTTCAGTCAGGCTGCGCATCTCAAGAATCACGaaaag GTGCACTCCGGTTTGAAACCATTCAAGTGTGACATCTGTTCAGCGGCGTTTGCCGATCGGTTCGCGCTGAAGAGGCATCGTGGCATTCACGAGAAATATG GTCAAACTACGCCGCTCCATcagaaccagcagcagcagcagcaaacggcacAGGTCGTCACGCAGCAGGTGGTGCACAAGGAGGAAATTATCGAAATGGAGGAGAAACCGCGCGAGGTGATCATAACCGGAATGTAG
- the LOC1279795 gene encoding zinc finger protein 184 isoform X2 codes for MFTANNIQTATGTPIGIQYQTATATDINKGTKLEGQKTNQQAPEFSTFYANALSTVNLAQLSDDSKTVQYLQPFGYANCALVNQMPIPNGVTGITVDGRQLVVNKPITNTISNISFKCDVCGLMFNHLTLLNHHKRTHNQDGETTSDAITVVTQAQNLVQAQNLISETGQNLGQIQIVATEALDPAPQQQQLQHAQEQQQQQQQQQQQQQQAQAQAQAQAQQQAQQQAQQQAQQQAQQQQQQQVTTHTTKADKSQKCISCNGPIHSNPKRKGPKLIRCETCISNDGAQPVSRSTTQIFVAPDGDIKFEIGEIPNASNSNSSMDSLMPGQMHPIKAEHALVPQQNAHPVKKRNLATVTKCNKCNGSGVIIVGGQKKLIQSSMHQQPEKPFTCNTCGGRFSRYSSLWSHKKLHTGEKNYKCNVCGIAFAKAVYLKNHMRIHTGEKPYKCGTCGMQFSQSPHLKNHERTHSGEKPYVCEVCDKGFARHATLWNHRRIHTGEKPYKCNRCQSAFSQAAHLKNHEKVHSGLKPFKCDICSAAFADRFALKRHRGIHEKYGQTTPLHQNQQQQQQTAQVVTQQVVHKEEIIEMEEKPREVIITGM; via the exons ATGTTCACCGCCAACAACATCCAAACGGCAACGGGCACCCCAATCGGCATCCAGTATCAGACCGCGACCGCCACCGACATCAACAAGGGCACCAAGCTGGAGGGCCAAAAGACGAACCAGCAGGCGCCGGAGTTTTCGACGTTCTACGCTAAT GCGTTGAGCACCGTGAATCTGGCGCAGCTGTCCGATGACTCCAAAACGGTACAGTACCTGCAGCCGTTCGGGTACGCCAACTGTGCCCTGGTCAACCAGATGCCGATCCCGAACGGCGTCACCGGGATCACGGTCGATGGCAGACAGCTGGTCGTGAACAAACCCATCACG AACACCATATCCAACATCAGCTTCAAGTGCGATGTGTGCGGTTTGATGTTCAACCATCTCACCCTGCTGAACCATCACAAGCGCACCCACAACCAGGATGGGGAAACGACATCGGATGCCATTACGGTAGTAACGCAAGCGCAGAATTTAGTCCAGGCACAAAATCTCATCTCAGAAACGGGTCAAAACCTTGGTCAGATTCAGATTGTCGCCACGGAAGCGCTCGACCCggcaccgcagcagcagcagctgcagcacgcccaggagcagcaacagcagcagcaacagcagcagcagcagcaacagcaagcccAAGCGCAGGCTCAAGCTCAAGCGCAACAGCAAGCGCAGCAGCAAGCGCAGCAGCAAGCGCAACAGcaagcgcagcagcagcaacagcaacaggtgacaacacacaccaccaaGGCGGACAAATCGCAGAAGTGCATCTCGTGCAACGGGCCCATCCACAGCAACCCGAAGCGAAAGGGCCCGAAGCTGATCCGGTGCGAAACCTGCATCAGCAACGATGGCGCCCAGCCTGTCTCGAGAAGTA CGACCCAAATCTTCGTCGCGCCCGACGGTGACATCAAGTTCGAGATCGGCGAAATCCCGAACGCCTCCAACAGCAACTCGTCGATGGACTCGCTGATGCCGGGACAGATGCATCCGATCAAGGCGGAGCACGCGCTCGTACCGCAGCAGAATGCGCATCCGGTTAAAAAACGTAATTTAGCAACTGTCACAAAATGTAACAAATGTAACGGTTCTGGTGTAATTATAGTTGGAGGCCAGAAGAAGCTGATCCAATCGTCCATGCATCAACA GCCGGAAAAACCATTCACCTGCAACACGTGCGGAGGGCGGTTCTCGCGCTACTCCAGCCTCTGGTCGCACAAGAAGCTGCACACGGGCGAAAAGAACTACAAGTGTAACGTGTGTGGTATAGCGTTCGCCAAGGCCGTCTACTTGAAGAACCATATGCGCATCCATACCGGCGAAAAACCGTACAA GTGCGGCACCTGTGGCATGCAATTCTCCCAGTCGCCACATCTGAAGAACCACGAGCGAACTCACAGCGGCGAAAAGCCATACGTTTGTGAG GTCTGTGACAAAGGATTCGCCCGTCACGCAACGCTCTGGAACCATCGGCGCATCCACACCGGCGAAAAACCGTACAAATGTAACCGCTGCCAGTCCGCGTTCAGTCAGGCTGCGCATCTCAAGAATCACGaaaag GTGCACTCCGGTTTGAAACCATTCAAGTGTGACATCTGTTCAGCGGCGTTTGCCGATCGGTTCGCGCTGAAGAGGCATCGTGGCATTCACGAGAAATATG GTCAAACTACGCCGCTCCATcagaaccagcagcagcagcagcaaacggcacAGGTCGTCACGCAGCAGGTGGTGCACAAGGAGGAAATTATCGAAATGGAGGAGAAACCGCGCGAGGTGATCATAACCGGAATGTAG
- the LOC1279795 gene encoding zinc finger protein 135 isoform X5 yields the protein MFTANNIQTATGTPIGIQYQTATATDINKGTKLEGQKTNQQAPEFSTFYANALSTVNLAQLSDDSKTVQYLQPFGYANCALVNQMPIPNGVTGITVDGRQLVVNKPITNTISNISFKCDVCGLMFNHLTLLNHHKRTHNQDGETTSDAITVVTQAQNLVQAQNLISETGQNLGQIQIVATEALDPAPQQQQLQHAQEQQQQQQQQQQQQQQAQAQAQAQAQQQAQQQAQQQAQQQAQQQQQQQVTTHTTKADKSQKCISCNGPIHSNPKRKGPKLIRCETCISNDGAQPVSRSTTQIFVAPDGDIKFEIGEIPNASNSNSSMDSLMPGQMHPIKAEHALVPQQNAHPVKKLGGQKKLIQSSMHQQPEKPFTCNTCGGRFSRYSSLWSHKKLHTGEKNYKCNVCGIAFAKAVYLKNHMRIHTGEKPYKCGTCGMQFSQSPHLKNHERTHSGEKPYVCEVCDKGFARHATLWNHRRIHTGEKPYKCNRCQSAFSQAAHLKNHEKVHSGLKPFKCDICSAAFADRFALKRHRGIHEKYGQTTPLHQNQQQQQQTAQVVTQQVVHKEEIIEMEEKPREVIITGM from the exons ATGTTCACCGCCAACAACATCCAAACGGCAACGGGCACCCCAATCGGCATCCAGTATCAGACCGCGACCGCCACCGACATCAACAAGGGCACCAAGCTGGAGGGCCAAAAGACGAACCAGCAGGCGCCGGAGTTTTCGACGTTCTACGCTAAT GCGTTGAGCACCGTGAATCTGGCGCAGCTGTCCGATGACTCCAAAACGGTACAGTACCTGCAGCCGTTCGGGTACGCCAACTGTGCCCTGGTCAACCAGATGCCGATCCCGAACGGCGTCACCGGGATCACGGTCGATGGCAGACAGCTGGTCGTGAACAAACCCATCACG AACACCATATCCAACATCAGCTTCAAGTGCGATGTGTGCGGTTTGATGTTCAACCATCTCACCCTGCTGAACCATCACAAGCGCACCCACAACCAGGATGGGGAAACGACATCGGATGCCATTACGGTAGTAACGCAAGCGCAGAATTTAGTCCAGGCACAAAATCTCATCTCAGAAACGGGTCAAAACCTTGGTCAGATTCAGATTGTCGCCACGGAAGCGCTCGACCCggcaccgcagcagcagcagctgcagcacgcccaggagcagcaacagcagcagcaacagcagcagcagcagcaacagcaagcccAAGCGCAGGCTCAAGCTCAAGCGCAACAGCAAGCGCAGCAGCAAGCGCAGCAGCAAGCGCAACAGcaagcgcagcagcagcaacagcaacaggtgacaacacacaccaccaaGGCGGACAAATCGCAGAAGTGCATCTCGTGCAACGGGCCCATCCACAGCAACCCGAAGCGAAAGGGCCCGAAGCTGATCCGGTGCGAAACCTGCATCAGCAACGATGGCGCCCAGCCTGTCTCGAGAAGTA CGACCCAAATCTTCGTCGCGCCCGACGGTGACATCAAGTTCGAGATCGGCGAAATCCCGAACGCCTCCAACAGCAACTCGTCGATGGACTCGCTGATGCCGGGACAGATGCATCCGATCAAGGCGGAGCACGCGCTCGTACCGCAGCAGAATGCGCATCCGGTTAAAAAAC TTGGAGGCCAGAAGAAGCTGATCCAATCGTCCATGCATCAACA GCCGGAAAAACCATTCACCTGCAACACGTGCGGAGGGCGGTTCTCGCGCTACTCCAGCCTCTGGTCGCACAAGAAGCTGCACACGGGCGAAAAGAACTACAAGTGTAACGTGTGTGGTATAGCGTTCGCCAAGGCCGTCTACTTGAAGAACCATATGCGCATCCATACCGGCGAAAAACCGTACAA GTGCGGCACCTGTGGCATGCAATTCTCCCAGTCGCCACATCTGAAGAACCACGAGCGAACTCACAGCGGCGAAAAGCCATACGTTTGTGAG GTCTGTGACAAAGGATTCGCCCGTCACGCAACGCTCTGGAACCATCGGCGCATCCACACCGGCGAAAAACCGTACAAATGTAACCGCTGCCAGTCCGCGTTCAGTCAGGCTGCGCATCTCAAGAATCACGaaaag GTGCACTCCGGTTTGAAACCATTCAAGTGTGACATCTGTTCAGCGGCGTTTGCCGATCGGTTCGCGCTGAAGAGGCATCGTGGCATTCACGAGAAATATG GTCAAACTACGCCGCTCCATcagaaccagcagcagcagcagcaaacggcacAGGTCGTCACGCAGCAGGTGGTGCACAAGGAGGAAATTATCGAAATGGAGGAGAAACCGCGCGAGGTGATCATAACCGGAATGTAG
- the LOC1279795 gene encoding zinc finger protein 470 isoform X4 has protein sequence MFTANNIQTATGTPIGIQYQTATATDINKGTKLEGQKTNQQAPEFSTFYANVNMIQKLTPTSQALSTVNLAQLSDDSKTVQYLQPFGYANCALVNQMPIPNGVTGITVDGRQLVVNKPITNTISNISFKCDVCGLMFNHLTLLNHHKRTHNQDGETTSDAITIQIVATEALDPAPQQQQLQHAQEQQQQQQQQQQQQQQAQAQAQAQAQQQAQQQAQQQAQQQAQQQQQQQVTTHTTKADKSQKCISCNGPIHSNPKRKGPKLIRCETCISNDGAQPVSRSTTQIFVAPDGDIKFEIGEIPNASNSNSSMDSLMPGQMHPIKAEHALVPQQNAHPVKKRNLATVTKCNKCNGSGVIIVGGQKKLIQSSMHQQPEKPFTCNTCGGRFSRYSSLWSHKKLHTGEKNYKCNVCGIAFAKAVYLKNHMRIHTGEKPYKCGTCGMQFSQSPHLKNHERTHSGEKPYVCEVCDKGFARHATLWNHRRIHTGEKPYKCNRCQSAFSQAAHLKNHEKVHSGLKPFKCDICSAAFADRFALKRHRGIHEKYGQTTPLHQNQQQQQQTAQVVTQQVVHKEEIIEMEEKPREVIITGM, from the exons ATGTTCACCGCCAACAACATCCAAACGGCAACGGGCACCCCAATCGGCATCCAGTATCAGACCGCGACCGCCACCGACATCAACAAGGGCACCAAGCTGGAGGGCCAAAAGACGAACCAGCAGGCGCCGGAGTTTTCGACGTTCTACGCTAATGTGAATATGATACAAAAGCTAACGCCAACGTCCCAG GCGTTGAGCACCGTGAATCTGGCGCAGCTGTCCGATGACTCCAAAACGGTACAGTACCTGCAGCCGTTCGGGTACGCCAACTGTGCCCTGGTCAACCAGATGCCGATCCCGAACGGCGTCACCGGGATCACGGTCGATGGCAGACAGCTGGTCGTGAACAAACCCATCACG AACACCATATCCAACATCAGCTTCAAGTGCGATGTGTGCGGTTTGATGTTCAACCATCTCACCCTGCTGAACCATCACAAGCGCACCCACAACCAGGATGGGGAAACGACATCGGATGCCATTACG ATTCAGATTGTCGCCACGGAAGCGCTCGACCCggcaccgcagcagcagcagctgcagcacgcccaggagcagcaacagcagcagcaacagcagcagcagcagcaacagcaagcccAAGCGCAGGCTCAAGCTCAAGCGCAACAGCAAGCGCAGCAGCAAGCGCAGCAGCAAGCGCAACAGcaagcgcagcagcagcaacagcaacaggtgacaacacacaccaccaaGGCGGACAAATCGCAGAAGTGCATCTCGTGCAACGGGCCCATCCACAGCAACCCGAAGCGAAAGGGCCCGAAGCTGATCCGGTGCGAAACCTGCATCAGCAACGATGGCGCCCAGCCTGTCTCGAGAAGTA CGACCCAAATCTTCGTCGCGCCCGACGGTGACATCAAGTTCGAGATCGGCGAAATCCCGAACGCCTCCAACAGCAACTCGTCGATGGACTCGCTGATGCCGGGACAGATGCATCCGATCAAGGCGGAGCACGCGCTCGTACCGCAGCAGAATGCGCATCCGGTTAAAAAACGTAATTTAGCAACTGTCACAAAATGTAACAAATGTAACGGTTCTGGTGTAATTATAGTTGGAGGCCAGAAGAAGCTGATCCAATCGTCCATGCATCAACA GCCGGAAAAACCATTCACCTGCAACACGTGCGGAGGGCGGTTCTCGCGCTACTCCAGCCTCTGGTCGCACAAGAAGCTGCACACGGGCGAAAAGAACTACAAGTGTAACGTGTGTGGTATAGCGTTCGCCAAGGCCGTCTACTTGAAGAACCATATGCGCATCCATACCGGCGAAAAACCGTACAA GTGCGGCACCTGTGGCATGCAATTCTCCCAGTCGCCACATCTGAAGAACCACGAGCGAACTCACAGCGGCGAAAAGCCATACGTTTGTGAG GTCTGTGACAAAGGATTCGCCCGTCACGCAACGCTCTGGAACCATCGGCGCATCCACACCGGCGAAAAACCGTACAAATGTAACCGCTGCCAGTCCGCGTTCAGTCAGGCTGCGCATCTCAAGAATCACGaaaag GTGCACTCCGGTTTGAAACCATTCAAGTGTGACATCTGTTCAGCGGCGTTTGCCGATCGGTTCGCGCTGAAGAGGCATCGTGGCATTCACGAGAAATATG GTCAAACTACGCCGCTCCATcagaaccagcagcagcagcagcaaacggcacAGGTCGTCACGCAGCAGGTGGTGCACAAGGAGGAAATTATCGAAATGGAGGAGAAACCGCGCGAGGTGATCATAACCGGAATGTAG
- the LOC1279795 gene encoding zinc finger protein 227 isoform X8: MFTANNIQTATGTPIGIQYQTATATDINKGTKLEGQKTNQQAPEFSTFYANALSTVNLAQLSDDSKTVQYLQPFGYANCALVNQMPIPNGVTGITVDGRQLVVNKPITNTISNISFKCDVCGLMFNHLTLLNHHKRTHNQDGETTSDAITIQIVATEALDPAPQQQQLQHAQEQQQQQQQQQQQQQQAQAQAQAQAQQQAQQQAQQQAQQQAQQQQQQQVTTHTTKADKSQKCISCNGPIHSNPKRKGPKLIRCETCISNDGAQPVSRSTTQIFVAPDGDIKFEIGEIPNASNSNSSMDSLMPGQMHPIKAEHALVPQQNAHPVKKLGGQKKLIQSSMHQQPEKPFTCNTCGGRFSRYSSLWSHKKLHTGEKNYKCNVCGIAFAKAVYLKNHMRIHTGEKPYKCGTCGMQFSQSPHLKNHERTHSGEKPYVCEVCDKGFARHATLWNHRRIHTGEKPYKCNRCQSAFSQAAHLKNHEKVHSGLKPFKCDICSAAFADRFALKRHRGIHEKYGQTTPLHQNQQQQQQTAQVVTQQVVHKEEIIEMEEKPREVIITGM; encoded by the exons ATGTTCACCGCCAACAACATCCAAACGGCAACGGGCACCCCAATCGGCATCCAGTATCAGACCGCGACCGCCACCGACATCAACAAGGGCACCAAGCTGGAGGGCCAAAAGACGAACCAGCAGGCGCCGGAGTTTTCGACGTTCTACGCTAAT GCGTTGAGCACCGTGAATCTGGCGCAGCTGTCCGATGACTCCAAAACGGTACAGTACCTGCAGCCGTTCGGGTACGCCAACTGTGCCCTGGTCAACCAGATGCCGATCCCGAACGGCGTCACCGGGATCACGGTCGATGGCAGACAGCTGGTCGTGAACAAACCCATCACG AACACCATATCCAACATCAGCTTCAAGTGCGATGTGTGCGGTTTGATGTTCAACCATCTCACCCTGCTGAACCATCACAAGCGCACCCACAACCAGGATGGGGAAACGACATCGGATGCCATTACG ATTCAGATTGTCGCCACGGAAGCGCTCGACCCggcaccgcagcagcagcagctgcagcacgcccaggagcagcaacagcagcagcaacagcagcagcagcagcaacagcaagcccAAGCGCAGGCTCAAGCTCAAGCGCAACAGCAAGCGCAGCAGCAAGCGCAGCAGCAAGCGCAACAGcaagcgcagcagcagcaacagcaacaggtgacaacacacaccaccaaGGCGGACAAATCGCAGAAGTGCATCTCGTGCAACGGGCCCATCCACAGCAACCCGAAGCGAAAGGGCCCGAAGCTGATCCGGTGCGAAACCTGCATCAGCAACGATGGCGCCCAGCCTGTCTCGAGAAGTA CGACCCAAATCTTCGTCGCGCCCGACGGTGACATCAAGTTCGAGATCGGCGAAATCCCGAACGCCTCCAACAGCAACTCGTCGATGGACTCGCTGATGCCGGGACAGATGCATCCGATCAAGGCGGAGCACGCGCTCGTACCGCAGCAGAATGCGCATCCGGTTAAAAAAC TTGGAGGCCAGAAGAAGCTGATCCAATCGTCCATGCATCAACA GCCGGAAAAACCATTCACCTGCAACACGTGCGGAGGGCGGTTCTCGCGCTACTCCAGCCTCTGGTCGCACAAGAAGCTGCACACGGGCGAAAAGAACTACAAGTGTAACGTGTGTGGTATAGCGTTCGCCAAGGCCGTCTACTTGAAGAACCATATGCGCATCCATACCGGCGAAAAACCGTACAA GTGCGGCACCTGTGGCATGCAATTCTCCCAGTCGCCACATCTGAAGAACCACGAGCGAACTCACAGCGGCGAAAAGCCATACGTTTGTGAG GTCTGTGACAAAGGATTCGCCCGTCACGCAACGCTCTGGAACCATCGGCGCATCCACACCGGCGAAAAACCGTACAAATGTAACCGCTGCCAGTCCGCGTTCAGTCAGGCTGCGCATCTCAAGAATCACGaaaag GTGCACTCCGGTTTGAAACCATTCAAGTGTGACATCTGTTCAGCGGCGTTTGCCGATCGGTTCGCGCTGAAGAGGCATCGTGGCATTCACGAGAAATATG GTCAAACTACGCCGCTCCATcagaaccagcagcagcagcagcaaacggcacAGGTCGTCACGCAGCAGGTGGTGCACAAGGAGGAAATTATCGAAATGGAGGAGAAACCGCGCGAGGTGATCATAACCGGAATGTAG